The following proteins come from a genomic window of Gallus gallus isolate bGalGal1 chromosome 22, bGalGal1.mat.broiler.GRCg7b, whole genome shotgun sequence:
- the PROM2 gene encoding prominin-2, which translates to MRAAGLLLAWVLLRPAGAQQCHPSSSAAVLRFTDTHAEIRVPALHRVPSSLDPLYGLVRHYLDLIQQNPLPTELLRAVLNDPSSVRASQVVQYELGYVICAAVALLFTVAVPVAGLCFCYCRSRRRCGGRLRAHRRSLACRRRCLLICLSITSVIILTSAICALVTNQRVKEQMEPGLGAVPATLRTLRQHIANVPQGVQMVVDQFEVPRQQIISDLGGVSRSVGLSIHTQLKAMTYAALADLQDRAGDLQTSLHHLQILNKTVRVLTAARAELEPALQERRQRVVALLDDPRCTSCASVLGRAQSLQLGADYSKVPSVEKVLKTLAGLPRSDFAEMIRQGNGTFNSIPELAVERMAQLIQELREEMARVSEKVQTIADGFPLPDYTRLVNKALLRAEDRSQPFLREVERFEWYRWVASTVLCSIVLLIVACNVAGMALGAYGLSKREDPSDYECRGEAGAKFLMIGVGLGFLFSWLLILMVFTTFLVGGNVQTLVCRNWVNQEIYKFIDTPGNLPPSMNLTKQLNLRRDSNLTAAYRECKSGAGLWEVLQLEKSYNLDEHLKSPKYTANFQKRLGDFMAQLGDVRLLRSEGRNDLETFARSGVDEVDYRRFQEEMKIPVVQTSLPALARSLEGLQKMQRNGTVAGRLAAEAKALWQMQNSTVQTQEALVAKLGESVRFLSRLAPHLQERVKTTLATIASVEARLPVQAQQILRQEIGCFTRKELRYFAQYLHWVGQTLREDVASCQPLATALDNGRVILCDRIADPWNAFWFSLGCCTFFLIPNIIFAIRLTKHFRPIRNRLISTGSEETCPFHIPRVTALKL; encoded by the exons ATGCGGGCGGCCGGGCTGCTCCTTGCTTGGGTGCTGCTGCGTCCTGCTGGCGCCCAGCAATGTcaccccagcagctctgctgctgtcctccGCTTCACTGACACCCATGCTGAAATCCGAGTGCCGGCGCTGCACCGCGTGCCGAGCTCTCTTGACCCCCTCTATGGCCTCGTCCGACACTACCTGGACCTCATCCAGCAGAACCCCCTACCCACAG AGCTTCTCAGGGCAGTCCTGAACGACCCCAGCTCAGTGCGGGCATCACAG GTTGTGCAGTACGAGCTGGGCTATGTCATTTGTGCTGCGGTGGCTCTGCTCTTCACCGTGGCTGTGCCagtggcagggctgtgcttctgCTACTGCCGGAGCCGGCGGCGGTGCGGGGGCCGCCTGCGTGCCCACCGGCGTTCCCTGGCCTGCCGGCGCCGCTGCCTCCTCATCTGCCTCTCCATCACCTCTGTCATCATTCT GACCAGCGCCATCTGTGCCTTGGTCACCAACCAGAGAGTGAAGGAGCAGATGGAGCCAGGGCTTGGTGCTGTGCCAGCCACACTGCGCACGCTGCGGCAGCACATTGCCAACGTCCCCCAG GGCGTGCAAATGGTGGTGGATCAGTTTGAAGTGCCCCGGCAGCAGATAATCTCTGACCTGGGGG GGGTGAGCCGCAGCGTGGGGCTCTCCATCCACACACAGCTGAAGGCAATGACCTACGCAGCACTGGCAGACCTGCAGGACAGGGCGGGAG ACCTACAGACCTCGCTGCACCATTTACAGATTCTCAACAAGACGGTCCGAGTGCTGACAGCGGCACGGGCTGAGCTggagccagcactgcaggagcgACGGCAGCGCGTGGTCGCACTCCTGGATGATCCACGCTGCACCTCCTGTGCCAGCGTGCTGGGCAGGGCGCAGAGCCTGCAGCTGGGCGCTGACTATAGCAAG GTGCCCTCGGTGGAGAAGGTGTTGAAGACGTTGGCTGGTCTGCCCCGAAGTGACTTTGCGGAGATGATTCGGCAG GGCAATGGTACTTTCAATTCTATCCCAGAGCTGGCTGTGGAGAGGATGGCGCAGCTGATCCAAG AGCTGCGGGAGGAGATGGCCCGAGTGTCAGAGAAGGTGCAGACCATAGCTGATGGCTTCCCCCTCCCTGACTACACCCGGCTCGTCAACAAGGCCCTGCTGAGGGCAGAGGACAGGAGTCAGCCTTTCCTCCGGGAGGTGGAACGCTTCGAGTGGTACAG ATGGGTTGCAAGCACGGTGCTGTGCTCCATCGTCCTCCTCATCGTTGCCTGCAATGTGGCTGGGATGGCTCTGGGTGCATACGGACTCTCCAAGCGGGAGGACCCAAGCGACTACGAGTGCCGAGGGGAAGCCGGCGCCAAGTTTCTCATGAT CGGCGTGGGCCTGGGTTTCCTGTTCTCCTGGCTCCTCATCCTCATGGTTTTCACCACCTTCTTGGTTGGGGGCAACGTCCAGACATTGGTTTGCAGGAATTGGGTCAACCAGGAGATTTACAAG TTTATTGACACCCCTGGGAACCTTCCTCCATCCATGAACCTCACCAAGCAGCTCAACCTCAGGAGGGACTCTAACCTCACAGCTGCATACCG GGAGTGCAAgagcggcgcggggctgtgggaggtgctgcagctggagaagtCCTACAACCTGGATGAGCACCTCAAAAGCCCCAAG TACACGGCCAACTTCCAAAAACGCCTGGGTGACTTCATGGCACAGCTGGGGGATGTGCGGCTGCTCCGCAGTGAGGGCAGGAATGACTTGGAGACCTTTGCCCGCAGCGGTGTGGATGAGGTGGACTACAGGCGCTTCCAGGAGGAG ATGAAGATCCCCGTGGTGCAGACCAGCCTCCCCGCCCTGGCTCGGAgcctggaggggctgcagaagatgcag AGGAATGGCACAGTGGCAGGACGGCTGGCTGCCGAGGCCAAAGCTCTGTGGCAGATGCAGAACTCCACGGTGCAAACTCAGGAGGCGCTGGTG GCGAAGCTGGGGGAAAGCGTCCGGTTCCTTTCACGTTTGGCACCACACCTTCAG GAGCGAGTGAAGACCACATTGGCCACCATCGCATCAGTGGAAGCCCGGCTGCCTGTGCAAGCCCAGCAGATCCTCCGGCAG GAGATTGGCTGCTTCACGAGGAAGGAGCTGCGCTACTTTGCACAGTACCTGCACTGGGTCGGACAGACG CTGAGGGAGGATGTGGCTTCGTGCCAGCCTCTCGCCACAGCCCTTGACAACGGGAGGGTGATCCTGTGTGACCGCATTGCTGACCCCTGG AATGCCTTCTGGTTCAGCCTGGGGTGCTGCACCTTCTTCCTCATCCCCAACATTATCTTTGCCATCAGGCTCACCAAGCATTTCCGCCCCATCCGCAACCGGCTCAT CTCTacaggctcagaggagacctgtccctttcacatccctcgcgTCACAGCGCTGAAGCTCTAG